The window GACTGCGCCTAAGCAAGGCTAGAACATATTGTCTTCAGAGTTTGCGGTAATGCGGTGGACTGAAAGGTCTGCGCCGCGGAATTCCTCCTCCTGATTGAGGCGGATGCCCATCAGCGCTTTCAGCGCGCCATAGATGATGAATCCGCCAGCCAGCGCCACAGCAATCGCCAGCGCTGTGCCAATCAGCTGCGCCAGCAGCGACACGCCGCCCAGTCCGCCAAGCCACTGCTGGCCAAAGATGCCGACAGCAATGCCGCCGAATGCGCCGCATACGCCGTGCAGCGGCCAGACGCCCAGCACATCATCAACCTTCAGTTTGTTTTGGGTGTAGGTGAACAGCTGCACAAAGATCACGCCGGCGGCCGCGCCAATCGCCAATGCGCCGACCGGATGAACCACGTCGGAACCGGCGCAGATCGCAACTAAGCCGGCCAGAGGGCCATTGTGCAGGAAGCCGGGGTCATTTTTGCCCATGAAGTTGGCGGAGAGCGTGCCGCCGACCATCGCCATCAGCGAGTTGATCGCCACCAGCCCGGAAATGGCGTCCAGACGCTGCGCGCTCATGACATTAAAGCCAAACCAGCCGACAATTAAAATCCATGAGCCTAGGGCTAAAAAAGGAATGGAAGACGGCGGATGCGCGCTGATGCGGCCGTCTTTTTTATAGCGCCCATGGCGCGCGCCCAGTAAAATCACTGCTGCCAGCGCGATCCAGCCGCCCATGGCATGCACCACTACTGAACCGGCAAAGTCGTGGAAGCTGGCGCCAAAAGTGCGCTGCAGCCAGCCTTGCAGGCCAAAGTTGCCGTTCCATGCCATGCCTTCAAAGAAAGGATAGACCAGCGCCACCAGCAGCAGGGTGGCAATCGCCTGCGAACGCATTTTGGCGCGCTCAGCGATGCCGCCGGAAATAATTGCCGGAATGGCAGCGGCGAAGGTCAGCAGAAAGAAGCAGCGCATCAGGTTATAGCCGTGATCGGCCGACAAAGCCGGGCCTGCATGAAAGAAGTGCTGGCCGTAAGCAATGTAATAGCCGACAAAGAAGTAGGCGATGGCGGAAAGTGAAAAGTCGGTTAAAATTTTACTCAGCGCATTGACTTGGTTTTTATGGCGCACGGTGCCGAGTTCTAAAAATGCAAATCCTGCATGCATTGCAAGCACTAAAATTGCACCAAGAAGAAGAAAAAGTAAGTCAATATTTTGCATTGTGAGGTCCAATTCGGTGCTTTGTGTCACAAAAAGAAACTCAGTATATCGGTGAACGCGCTTTCGCAAAGCCTTTGCATTAAGGGAAATTTTGATTAATGCAGTTTAAAAATAAACAAGACCCGATATAAAGCAAACCGCTTCCGGCTGAACTTTTTTGGTGCGCTAGGCTGAAATAAATTTCTCTATAAAATTATTAAATTTCATATAAATAAGTTTATTTTTTGGTCTGATGAATTGCAGTGTCATGCAAAGGTGCAAATTTCCGCTGCAGGCCTGAGCTGAAAGCGCGGCTAAAAATAGCTGTCCTGTTTTCTGCTGTGCGCCTGCACCGTGTTAAGCCATCAAACTGCTAGCCTGCGCAGCCAATGCGCGCAGGCTTGAGTGGCAGGCATAAAAAAGCAGATCCGGAGATCTGCCTTGATGCTGAAGTTCAGCTGAAGCAAAAACTCAGTGCAGGATTTTATTCAGGAACTGCTGCGCGCGTTCGCCGCGTGGGGTATTGAAAAATTCATCCTTAGTGCAGTCTTCCACAATTTTGCCCTGATCCATAAAGATCACCCGGTTTGCCACCTGGCGCGCAAAGCCCATTTCATGGGTTACGCACATCATAGTCATGCCTTCTTTGGCCAGCTGCACCATCACATCCAGCACTTCATTGATCATTTCCGGGTCAAGTGCAGAGGTCGGCTCATCAAACAGCATGGCAATCGGGTCCATGCTCAGCGCGCGGGCAATCGCAACGCGCTGCTGCTGGCCGCCGGACAGCTGCGCCGGAAATTTGGCGGCGTGCGCGCTGAGGCCGACCCGCTCCAGATAGGCCAAGCCTTTTTTCTTGGCTTCGGCTTCGGAGCGGCCTAGCACCTTAATCTGCGCAATGGTTAAGTTTTCGGTAATGTTCAAATGCGGAAACAGCTCGAAATGCTGGAATACCATGCCGACCCGGCTGCGCAGCTTGGTCAGGTCGGTTTTCGGGTCATTGATGGAAATGCCGTCCACTAAAATTTTGCCGGCCTGAAACGGCTCCAGGCCGTTCACGGTTTTAATCAGCGTCGATTTTCCTGAGCCTGAAGGCCCGCAGACCACCACCACTTCACCCTGGCGGATTTGCGTGCTGCAGTCGGTGAGCACCTGAAAATCTTTATACCATTTGCTGACATTCTGGAGGTCAATCATTATTTTCTGATCTGTCATACACTTAACCTCCGCTGTAATTTCTTAACTGCATACGTTGCGATCATGCTGATGGTGAAGTACACCAGGCCAGCGAATATAATATATTGCGTAAGCAGCGACATTAAGTCGCCGCGGACATAGTTGGTGCGGAAAAAGTCCAGCAAGCCGATGGCATACACCATGGTGGAATCCTGAAACAGAATGATGGTCTGCTGCAGCAGCAGCGGGGTCATTTTGCGGAATGCCTGCGGCAGGATAATCAGGCGCATCGACTGGCTGTAGCTCATGCCCAGCGCATAGGCGGCGGAGGTCTGCCCCTTGGGAACAGACTGAATGCCGGCGCGGACAATTTCAGAGAAATAGGCCGCTTCAAACAGCATAAAGGCCACAATGCTGGACACCAGCGCGGTATCAATTGTCAGGTAATTGCCGGTAATGCCGGTGTAAATAAACGGCACGGCAAAATAGAACCACATCAGCACCAGCAGCAGGGGAATTGAGCGGAACAGGTTGACATAGCCTTTGGCAAACCAGTTCAGGGCGGAAATAGACGACAGGCGCATCAGCGCCAGCAGCGTGCCGATAAACACCCCGCCAATGGTGGCCGAAATGACCACTTTCAGGGTAATGCTCAGGCCATGCCACAGCGCAGGCGCTGACAGCTGCAGGTCTTGCGTAAACGAAGCAATCCAATCCATTATTTATCTCCTGCAATTAAGCCAGGAACACGCAAGCGCTTTTCCAGAAAGTTCATGAAAGCAATCAGGCAGACATTGATGACAATGAAAATAAGGGTAACGTAAGTATAAATTTCGATGGTGTTCTGCGTGTATTCACTGATGGTTTTCATCTGCGAAATGATTTCCGCCACGCCGACCAGGGACGCTACAGAGGTGTTTTTGACGCAGTTGGTCAGTTCAGAGCTCAGCGGCGGCAGAATCGTGCGGAATGACTGCGGCAGAATGACATAGCGGTACAGCTGCGCGGTGGAAAAGCCCATGGCATAGCCGGCATTGGTCTGCCCCAATGGCAGGGCTTCAATGCCGGTGCGCACCTGTTCGCAGACCCGGGCGGCGGTAAATAAGCCTAAGCCGATGCTGGCGGAAATTAAGGCGGTGGTATTCGCGCCTAAGTCATTGATCCACCAGCTGCGGATGACTTCCGGCAGGAAATTCGGCACCACATAAAACCAGATGAATAACTGGATCAGCAGGGGCACATTGCGGAACAGCGTGACATAGGCCGTGCCGATGGCGCGGGCCGCAGGGCTGGGCAAAGTCCGCATAATGCCTAAGATGCTGCCGAGCGCCATGGCAATGCTCCATGCCACCAGCGCAATTACAAGCAGCCAGCCTAAACCGGTAAAAATCCAGTTCAGATACGTGGTATCGCCCACGCCCGTAGGCTGGAACAGCACACCCCAATTCCAACTATAGTTCATATTGACTCCCTTTCAGCCTGAGTCAAACTCCTTTTGGCTCAGGCGTTACAGTGTTTAGGGATTAGGCGTCGCGGTCGTGCGGATTGCTGATAAGGGCTTTCAGCTGATCGGACATTTCAAAGTTCAGGTTGATGTTTTTAGGCGGAATTGGCGACAGGAACCATTTTTTGTACATGCCGTTGATTTCGCCGGAGCTGTAAGTGGCTTTAATCGCATCATCGACAACCTGCTTAAAGCCGGCATCGCCTTTGCGCATCATGCATCCGTACACTTCATGAATAGGCGGCGTGCCGACAATTTCCCATTTGGCCGGGTCTTTAGCTTTGGATTTTTCCCCCGCCAGCAGGATGTCATCCATCATAAAGGCGGCGGCGCGGCCATTCTGCAGCATCAGGAAAGATTCCGCATGGTCTTTGGCGGAAATCACTTCGCCAATGCCCAGCTCTTTTTCGTGCTGGCGGATATAGCGCTCAGAGGTTGTGCCTGCGGTCGTGACCAGCTTTTTGCCTTTCAAGTCGGCAAAGTCTTTCACGCCGGAATCTTTTGCTGTCAGCAGGCGCGAACCGACTTCAAAGAAGCCGACCGAAAAATCGACCTGCTGCTGGCGCTCTTTGTTGTTGGTGGTCGAGCCGCACTCTAAATCTACCGTGCCGTTAGACACTAAGGGAATGCGGT is drawn from Acinetobacter sp. WCHAc010034 and contains these coding sequences:
- a CDS encoding ammonium transporter, yielding MQNIDLLFLLLGAILVLAMHAGFAFLELGTVRHKNQVNALSKILTDFSLSAIAYFFVGYYIAYGQHFFHAGPALSADHGYNLMRCFFLLTFAAAIPAIISGGIAERAKMRSQAIATLLLVALVYPFFEGMAWNGNFGLQGWLQRTFGASFHDFAGSVVVHAMGGWIALAAVILLGARHGRYKKDGRISAHPPSSIPFLALGSWILIVGWFGFNVMSAQRLDAISGLVAINSLMAMVGGTLSANFMGKNDPGFLHNGPLAGLVAICAGSDVVHPVGALAIGAAAGVIFVQLFTYTQNKLKVDDVLGVWPLHGVCGAFGGIAVGIFGQQWLGGLGGVSLLAQLIGTALAIAVALAGGFIIYGALKALMGIRLNQEEEFRGADLSVHRITANSEDNMF
- a CDS encoding amino acid ABC transporter ATP-binding protein, with translation MIDLQNVSKWYKDFQVLTDCSTQIRQGEVVVVCGPSGSGKSTLIKTVNGLEPFQAGKILVDGISINDPKTDLTKLRSRVGMVFQHFELFPHLNITENLTIAQIKVLGRSEAEAKKKGLAYLERVGLSAHAAKFPAQLSGGQQQRVAIARALSMDPIAMLFDEPTSALDPEMINEVLDVMVQLAKEGMTMMCVTHEMGFARQVANRVIFMDQGKIVEDCTKDEFFNTPRGERAQQFLNKILH
- a CDS encoding ABC transporter permease subunit (The N-terminal region of this protein, as described by TIGR01726, is a three transmembrane segment that identifies a subfamily of ABC transporter permease subunits, which specificities that include histidine, arginine, glutamine, glutamate, L-cystine (sic), the opines (in Agrobacterium) octopine and nopaline, etc.), encoding MDWIASFTQDLQLSAPALWHGLSITLKVVISATIGGVFIGTLLALMRLSSISALNWFAKGYVNLFRSIPLLLVLMWFYFAVPFIYTGITGNYLTIDTALVSSIVAFMLFEAAYFSEIVRAGIQSVPKGQTSAAYALGMSYSQSMRLIILPQAFRKMTPLLLQQTIILFQDSTMVYAIGLLDFFRTNYVRGDLMSLLTQYIIFAGLVYFTISMIATYAVKKLQRRLSV
- a CDS encoding amino acid ABC transporter permease, with translation MNYSWNWGVLFQPTGVGDTTYLNWIFTGLGWLLVIALVAWSIAMALGSILGIMRTLPSPAARAIGTAYVTLFRNVPLLIQLFIWFYVVPNFLPEVIRSWWINDLGANTTALISASIGLGLFTAARVCEQVRTGIEALPLGQTNAGYAMGFSTAQLYRYVILPQSFRTILPPLSSELTNCVKNTSVASLVGVAEIISQMKTISEYTQNTIEIYTYVTLIFIVINVCLIAFMNFLEKRLRVPGLIAGDK
- a CDS encoding transporter substrate-binding domain-containing protein; this encodes MTHKRTMTSLLCASALMLGLSACSDNKAPSSEKPAGGDASASGTLDKIKQSGTIVLGYRDSSIPFSYIADNPNQPVGYAHDLQLKVVEAVKKKLNMPDLKVRYNLVTSQNRIPLVSNGTVDLECGSTTNNKERQQQVDFSVGFFEVGSRLLTAKDSGVKDFADLKGKKLVTTAGTTSERYIRQHEKELGIGEVISAKDHAESFLMLQNGRAAAFMMDDILLAGEKSKAKDPAKWEIVGTPPIHEVYGCMMRKGDAGFKQVVDDAIKATYSSGEINGMYKKWFLSPIPPKNINLNFEMSDQLKALISNPHDRDA